Proteins encoded by one window of Deinococcus radiodurans R1 = ATCC 13939 = DSM 20539:
- a CDS encoding DUF2239 family protein, translating into MTEPTLTVFAGEKRLLTGSLREVLTYLKVQEPAQVLIFDDQTGRPRDFDLSGSLEDVLARELPGAPAGSLKPGRPKLGVVAREITLLPRHWAWLEAQPGGASAALRRLIDEERRRHPGAEAASQAQAAADRFLSAGWGDLPGYEDASRALYARDEARFLALSEGWPADVRAHALGLAAPAFAPQGTVADDEA; encoded by the coding sequence ATGACGGAACCCACTCTGACGGTTTTTGCCGGAGAAAAGCGGCTGCTGACCGGCTCCCTGCGCGAGGTGCTGACCTATCTCAAGGTGCAGGAGCCTGCGCAGGTGCTGATTTTCGATGACCAGACGGGCCGGCCGCGCGACTTCGACCTGTCGGGCTCGCTGGAGGACGTGCTGGCGCGCGAATTGCCGGGCGCGCCCGCCGGCTCGCTGAAACCGGGGCGCCCGAAGCTGGGCGTGGTCGCCCGCGAAATCACGCTGCTGCCCCGGCACTGGGCCTGGCTGGAAGCGCAGCCGGGCGGGGCGTCGGCGGCCCTGCGGAGATTGATCGACGAGGAGCGGCGCCGCCACCCCGGAGCCGAGGCCGCGTCGCAGGCTCAGGCCGCCGCCGACCGCTTTCTGAGCGCGGGCTGGGGTGACCTGCCCGGTTACGAGGACGCAAGCCGCGCCCTGTACGCCCGCGACGAGGCGCGGTTCCTGGCGCTGAGCGAAGGCTGGCCTGCCGATGTCCGTGCCCACGCGCTCGGGCTGGCGGCACCGGCCTTTGCGCCGCAGGGGACTGTGGCGGATGATGAGGCTTAG